AGAACATGGTATCTCTCTCCCGGACAATCCCTTTATAGTTTCCTGTAAAGAATGTAATACAGCATATTCCGTATCAATCAGAGTGCCGTCAATGTCAAAAACGATATGCTTATACTTCATGCTGCCACCTTTCCCTGTCTGTATCAAAATAACGTATCACCCTGCATGGATTTCCTACTGCAACACAATTAGGCGGGATAGGGCGGGTAACTACACTTCCAGCCCCTATCACGCTGTTTTTTCCTATAGTGACTCCGGGCAGAAGAATACAGCCGCCGCCAATCCAGACATTACTTTCTATTTCTATCGGACGTGCATAGGTTCTAAAAAATGTTGTCTGACGTTCCCTCCAATCCGGCACAAACCTTTCCTGTGGTAAGACAGGGTGTGAAGATGTATAAATCTGCACATTTGACGCAATCAATACCCTGTCGCCAATTCGGATAGTTTTGTTATCCACAAAGGTACAATTCATATTGACGATCACATCATTTCCCAAAAAAATATTTTTTCCATAGTCGCAATGAAAAGGCGTGTCGATTGCCACATTTTCCCCTATTCCGCCCAACAGCTCCCGAAGAATGGAAGTGCGTTTTTCTGTATCTCTATAATCAGAAAAATAATATTTCCGTGTTAATTCCCTTGTGCGGGCAATCTGCTTTAACGTATCGCTGTCCGCTGTTTCCAAAAAATCACTGGATTCGTAATACACAATATCCCCCCTTAACGAAAACTGTTTTCCATAACGCCCGGAAGCAGGGCATAGATAGAACAGCCAATCTGATCCTCAAACCGTTCTTTAATCTCTAAAATCTTTTTCCATCTGTCTATTGTCGCTGGGTGAACGCCGTATCGCATTGTCACGTCTACAAATCTCTTTTCCAAAAGACAGAACCCCGAAGGCATAGCCAATGCGTCACATAACTGTACAAGACGGTCATAATCATCATATACCGCATTTGCAACAAATTCTTTCATAAACAGGTAATCCTCATCACTGACATCAAACTCTCCGATAGATGTGGCAATATCCTGTATCATAAATGCGTGGGATATACATATTTGTGCGGCTTTTCCCCACCCACGCTCCATACAGTAACGATAGCCGTCTATCAGATGCCTTTCCGAACTCACTCCGGCATAACGTCCAATATCGTGTAACAGCCCGAAAATATACGCCTGTTCAGAAGATAAATCTTTACAGTGTGACGCAATGTTTTTACAGGCTTCGGCTACATACCGGGAATGTTCTGCCCATGCTCCCGGATTGGATTCTGCCGCTTCCCTTAATGCCAGTTCTGCGGTCTGAATGTTCAACTCCATTTTTAACTCCTTTCAAAAGGGCGGGGCTGGAAGATAAACTGTCCAGCCCCTTTATGATGAAATATTTACAGATAAATCAGCAATCCCCGGCATAGTACGAAACAATGTTCATATAGTCCGTTGGATTCGGAACTTCTAAAACAAGCCGCAAACAGTTTTTGTTTTGGGAGTATTGCCGCCACAAACTGCCCTGTATCTTTTCTTCCCCATTGATGTTTTGTTTTTTACCATACGGGCAGAGCATATTTACTTTGCCGGAACAGCTATTGACCGTATCTAAAAAATTTTTCATGTTCAGAATGTTCAGTTTTACCACTTTGCACTCACCTCCTGTAAATGACGGATTTACTTTACAGGTATCATTATAATGCAAAAGGAATAGAAAAAATATTTCTTTTCTGCCCTTATCTATCACTATTCTGCCATTTTCTCCGATATTCTGTGGGTGAACAATGTGTGTATTCTCGAAAAACCTTTCCAAAATAACTGCTACTCCCCAAACCGCACTCATGGCTGATAACGGTAACTGCTTCCTGCCCCTTTGCTAGCATCTGACAGGCAGCTTGCAGACGGTAAGCCTTTATATACTCTACGGGTGTCATGTGCAGACAGTCATGGAACACTCTATAACACTCCCTTTCGCTTAGGTATGCTGCTGCCGCAAGTTCCGGGATAGAGATTTTCTCTCTGTAATGTTCGTGAATATATATCATCATCAGCTTTATTTTATCGTTGCTTTTATTATGTTCCCCCTTTTTTTCACGCATAGGACGGGATAGTTCAAAAAGCATGAGCCATATTTCTGTTAGGGTTTCCCGCAGTTTTATTTCATATCCAAATTCATCACTGGATAAACGAAATGAAGCGGCAAGCAGTTTCAAAATCCTTTCTTCTTCTGCATTGCCTGGAAAAAGCGGAATTACCTCAATCTGTGGGGCTGTTATGATAGGCGCAATATATTTTTGTTCAATCCTGCTTCCCTGTTCCCCGGCAAGTAGGGAAACATCGAAAATATGAAGTAGCTGTATATTCTTTTCTTTCTGCGATATTGCTTTTGTCATATGGAGTACATTGGAATTTACTATGCCGCCGCTTCCAGCCGGAAACAACAGTTTTCCTCCCGGCGTATCATATTCAATGCTACCACTTTCCATATAAAAAAGTTCCACTGTCTTGTGCCAGTGCCACGGTACATAATGTCCGATATACTTGTCAAGTTCTGCCCTTGAAGCGATATAGGGAAAATCTTTTTCAAAACCGGGAAGCAGTTCTTCCTTGCTTCCAGTATAAAATTCAATGCTATGGATATTTTTCATGTCTGTTCACCTGCACATCTGCGATTTTGTATCTGCTTTATGGATTAAATATATTAGAATAGCTCGGTAATTGTCAATCAATCAAAACAGATTCATTTGGAAGATTATAAAAAATAGTGTTAAAAATCAAAGAACAGTTTTCACAGACTCTAAAAATCTGGATAACTAAAAATAAGTATATTTGTTTTGTGAAAAACAGGCAGTTTTACATGCCCATTTTACTTTAAAAATATCCTCGTTTTTCTCGCCAGTTTTTCACATAACATCGGATTCCGATATAAACCGCATGTACCAGAAGTAGCAACATAATGAGGTTTATCGGAATAATTGATTTTATCCATTTTCCGAAATAGATTATGATAGCTGTACTCATTATCACCACCATGATGCTGATAATATCCCAGCAATATTTCCGGTAGATTTTCCCCACCTGATAGCCAGTCCCGATTATCAGCAATCCCGTTATGATAAATAAAATTCCCATAACAATACTTACAATCAGCCAGTACACAATCCCTGAAATGATACTATTTGAGATTCCACTGCTTAACTGTCCGAAAGAATCTGCACCTGCAACAAATTTTTGAAACAGGCTTAAGATTCCTTTAGCAAACATACTGAAAAAGCTAATACAGTCACTAAAGAAAACTGGAGAAAGGATAGCAGTGAATAGTGTAATGGCTATACTGTACCATGCCAGCAGAAACAGGATACTTTCATAACCAGCCGTCATATTTTTATATTTTTTCTCTAACTGAATTTTACGGTTATCGCATTTTTCTTTTGCTTTTTGGTAAGCAGTGCGGTCACAGTTATCGCATTTCTCATAGGGCACTTTTTTCTCAACAGCTACCTCTGTTGTCTTTTGGTGTGTCTGTGCATAGCGTTTTGCCTGTTCCGCTTTTTCATACCTAAATTTCCATGCCACGACTTCTGCGTCGGCTCTTTTCCTGCTGTCTGTCTCGTTGGCTAATTGTTCTTCTATTTTCCTTAATCTTGTCCGCAATGCTTCGATATTCTCGACTCTGTTTTCGCTGTTCAATTTCTCGTTCAAGGTCAGCGATCTGTTTAGCTGCCTGTTCAGTTCCATAATCATCTGGTCTTTCTGATCCAGTTCGTCCTGCATCTGTTCTGTCATCTGTAGAAGTTCTTCCACTTGACCGACGTTCTCTAAGTTTACGCATTCTCGCATCTATATCCCTCACTTTCTCTATCTGCTGTTTAAGGTCAGTAATTCTCTGCTCTGTTTCAGCAATAAGCTGTTCTCGTTGTTCAGCTTCTGCGTTAATTCCTGCCATTGCTGATTCTCGGTTTCCAACTGTTCGATTCTGTTTTTCTGCTGTTCGATCTGGGAAAGCAGTTCTTCTGTATCTGGCAAAAGATTCAGCAGTCCGGATAACTCGCTGTTTAATATCTGCAAGCTCTGGTTCTGCTCCTGAAAGGACAGAAGCTGTCTGTCTTTTTCCTGTAATTCCTGTACCATCTCTGCCATAAGGTTCTGCTGTTCCTCGATCTGGTTTATCATTGATTCCATCATGGGAATGACTT
The Roseburia rectibacter DNA segment above includes these coding regions:
- a CDS encoding DUF6040 family protein, with product MAWKFRYEKAEQAKRYAQTHQKTTEVAVEKKVPYEKCDNCDRTAYQKAKEKCDNRKIQLEKKYKNMTAGYESILFLLAWYSIAITLFTAILSPVFFSDCISFFSMFAKGILSLFQKFVAGADSFGQLSSGISNSIISGIVYWLIVSIVMGILFIITGLLIIGTGYQVGKIYRKYCWDIISIMVVIMSTAIIIYFGKWIKSIIPINLIMLLLLVHAVYIGIRCYVKNWREKRGYF
- a CDS encoding AraC family transcriptional regulator gives rise to the protein MKNIHSIEFYTGSKEELLPGFEKDFPYIASRAELDKYIGHYVPWHWHKTVELFYMESGSIEYDTPGGKLLFPAGSGGIVNSNVLHMTKAISQKEKNIQLLHIFDVSLLAGEQGSRIEQKYIAPIITAPQIEVIPLFPGNAEEERILKLLAASFRLSSDEFGYEIKLRETLTEIWLMLFELSRPMREKKGEHNKSNDKIKLMMIYIHEHYREKISIPELAAAAYLSERECYRVFHDCLHMTPVEYIKAYRLQAACQMLAKGQEAVTVISHECGLGSSSYFGKVFREYTHCSPTEYRRKWQNSDR
- a CDS encoding HDOD domain-containing protein, whose protein sequence is MELNIQTAELALREAAESNPGAWAEHSRYVAEACKNIASHCKDLSSEQAYIFGLLHDIGRYAGVSSERHLIDGYRYCMERGWGKAAQICISHAFMIQDIATSIGEFDVSDEDYLFMKEFVANAVYDDYDRLVQLCDALAMPSGFCLLEKRFVDVTMRYGVHPATIDRWKKILEIKERFEDQIGCSIYALLPGVMENSFR
- a CDS encoding sugar O-acetyltransferase — encoded protein: MYYESSDFLETADSDTLKQIARTRELTRKYYFSDYRDTEKRTSILRELLGGIGENVAIDTPFHCDYGKNIFLGNDVIVNMNCTFVDNKTIRIGDRVLIASNVQIYTSSHPVLPQERFVPDWRERQTTFFRTYARPIEIESNVWIGGGCILLPGVTIGKNSVIGAGSVVTRPIPPNCVAVGNPCRVIRYFDTDRERWQHEV